TGGCGGCCGGCGTCCGCTCCCGGTGGCGGATCGCCCCACGCTCGTACCGCGGAGCGCGCTCCAGCACCGTGGAATCCATGGTGATGACGGGGTTGTCGCGGTCGCGGTCCCAGCTCATCTTCACGTCGGACCACGGCACCACGACTTTGGTCTCGCCGATGCCGGCGACGCCGCCCCGCCCGACGACGACGTGACTGACCTTGCCGTCCGTATCGACGATGAGCGCGTCGATCTCACCGACGTCCTTGCCATCGGCGCCCTTCACCTTCGCTCCGATCAGCTTGTTCGACTCCACCGCGTCGGCGGGCTTCTGCCAGGCCTGCCGCTGCGTGTCCCGCTGCATCTGCGTGTCGCGTCGCTCCCCAGGGGTCTGTTGCGCCGAGGCATCCAGCGCCAGGGGAACGGTCAGCGACGTGAGCAACAACGCCATTGCAAAGTTCTTCACAGTCTTGGCTCCTTTCGCCCGGCTGGGCATCCTTTCATAGAGCAAGGCGGGTGCCACCGGACTTGCAGCAAAGCCACCGGCGGCGTAGTTACAATGGGCGCGATGGCGCGCGCGTTCCGG
The nucleotide sequence above comes from Candidatus Methylomirabilota bacterium. Encoded proteins:
- a CDS encoding PRC-barrel domain-containing protein, with the translated sequence MKNFAMALLLTSLTVPLALDASAQQTPGERRDTQMQRDTQRQAWQKPADAVESNKLIGAKVKGADGKDVGEIDALIVDTDGKVSHVVVGRGGVAGIGETKVVVPWSDVKMSWDRDRDNPVITMDSTVLERAPRYERGAIRHRERTPAASPATTPKTREK